A window of Deinococcota bacterium contains these coding sequences:
- a CDS encoding PfkB family carbohydrate kinase: protein MDSAVGAGDSMLAGALLARAEGADWSEALRLAVACGTATAKTPGTELCYPETISSILPQVRLEPLSAR, encoded by the coding sequence GTGGACTCGGCGGTGGGCGCGGGCGATTCGATGCTGGCGGGGGCGCTTCTAGCTCGCGCCGAGGGCGCCGACTGGAGCGAGGCCCTGCGCCTGGCCGTCGCCTGCGGCACCGCCACCGCCAAGACGCCGGGCACCGAACTCTGCTATCCCGAGACCATCAGCAGCATCCTGCCCCAGGTCAGGCTCGAGCCC